The Streptomyces sp. NBC_01197 genome window below encodes:
- a CDS encoding chorismate-binding protein produces the protein MHRLPPLARFGGRVACDLRDVTSDPAALDSTGFWAVVADFEGGLVCARFGDVRTEPVPAAVPGRWQGPAIGDWTSSLDHDAYTAGVRHIRAQIAAGEVYQANLCRVLTAPLPRPDTADIDALTALLARGNPAPYAGTVRLPAHGVEIATASPELYLRRSGRTVESGPIKGTGRTAADLLEKDHAENVMIVDLVRNDLGQVCATGSVGVPRLCAVERHPGLVHLVSTVRGELAEGTGWSRLLAGTFPPGSVTGAPKSSALRIIEALESAPRGPYCGGIGWVDADRGTAELAVGIRTFWIDRSGGPAPVLRFGTGAGITWGSDPEGEWDETELKAGRLLAIASGTNETIGRTTP, from the coding sequence GTGCACCGCCTTCCTCCGCTTGCCCGCTTCGGCGGCCGCGTCGCCTGTGACCTGCGCGATGTCACCAGCGACCCCGCCGCCCTGGACTCCACCGGCTTCTGGGCGGTGGTCGCGGATTTCGAGGGCGGGCTGGTCTGCGCCCGCTTCGGGGACGTACGTACGGAGCCGGTGCCCGCGGCCGTGCCCGGGCGGTGGCAGGGGCCCGCGATCGGTGACTGGACGTCCTCGCTCGACCACGACGCGTACACGGCGGGGGTCCGTCACATCCGTGCGCAGATCGCCGCGGGCGAGGTGTACCAGGCCAATCTCTGCCGGGTGCTCACCGCGCCGCTGCCCCGTCCGGACACCGCCGACATCGACGCCCTGACCGCTCTGCTCGCCCGGGGCAATCCCGCGCCGTACGCCGGGACGGTCAGGCTGCCCGCGCACGGGGTGGAGATCGCGACCGCGTCCCCCGAGCTGTATCTGCGCCGCTCGGGACGGACCGTCGAGTCGGGCCCGATCAAGGGGACCGGGCGGACCGCCGCCGACCTCCTGGAGAAGGACCACGCGGAGAACGTGATGATCGTGGACCTGGTACGCAACGATCTCGGCCAGGTCTGCGCCACCGGCTCGGTCGGAGTGCCGCGCCTCTGCGCGGTCGAGCGGCATCCCGGTCTCGTCCATCTCGTCTCCACGGTCCGCGGGGAACTGGCCGAAGGGACCGGCTGGAGCCGCCTGCTGGCGGGCACCTTCCCGCCGGGCTCGGTGACCGGGGCGCCAAAGTCGAGTGCGCTGCGGATCATCGAGGCGCTGGAGAGCGCGCCGCGCGGACCGTACTGCGGAGGCATCGGCTGGGTCGACGCCGACCGCGGCACGGCCGAGCTGGCGGTCGGCATCCGGACGTTCTGGATCGACCGCAGCGGCGGGCCCGCCCCCGTGCTGCGCTTCGGCACCGGCGCCGGAATCACCTGGGGCTCGGACCCGGAAGGCGAGTGGGACGAGACAGAACTCAAGGCCGGCCGGCTGCTCGCGATAGCGTCCGGGACGAACGAGACGATCGGAAGGACCACTCCATGA
- a CDS encoding serine/threonine-protein kinase produces MTMMRLRREDPRVVGSFRLHRRLGAGGMGVVYLGSDRRGQRVALKVIRPDLAEDQEFRSRFAREVSAARRIRGGCTARLVAADLEADRPWFATQYVPGPSLHDKVADEGPLSAAEVASIGAALSEGLVAVHEAGVVHRDLKPSNILLSPKGPRIIDFGIAWATGASTLTHVGTAVGSPGFLAPEQVRGAAVTPATDVFALGATLAYAATADSPFGHGSSEVMLYRVVHEEPHLYDVHDALAPLVRACLAKDPEDRPSTLQLSMRLKEIAAREAQGLSEGRTPAQRREQEADRPTGRLAAPQTEQHAPPRRAEGAQTPRPQAPRPQASRPSAPHSGPRPGAPRNSTRSGGRTNGRPGARQGNGRPTTAGRRTGPSPRMMRQRLIVFVVVTLIVLLGIAAAQQF; encoded by the coding sequence ATGACGATGATGCGGCTCCGGCGCGAGGATCCGCGTGTCGTCGGCTCGTTCAGGCTCCACCGGCGGCTGGGTGCGGGCGGCATGGGGGTCGTCTACCTCGGCTCCGACCGGCGCGGGCAGCGGGTGGCGCTCAAGGTGATCCGGCCGGATCTGGCCGAGGACCAGGAGTTCCGGTCGCGGTTCGCCCGTGAGGTGTCGGCCGCACGGCGGATCAGGGGCGGGTGCACGGCCCGGCTGGTCGCCGCCGATCTGGAGGCGGACCGTCCGTGGTTCGCGACGCAGTACGTTCCCGGCCCCTCCCTGCACGACAAGGTGGCCGATGAGGGACCGCTGTCGGCGGCCGAGGTGGCCTCCATCGGGGCGGCGCTCTCCGAGGGTCTGGTGGCGGTCCACGAGGCGGGTGTCGTCCACCGCGACCTGAAGCCGTCGAACATCCTTCTCTCGCCGAAGGGCCCCCGGATCATCGACTTCGGTATCGCGTGGGCGACCGGGGCGAGCACCCTCACCCATGTCGGTACGGCGGTCGGGTCACCGGGCTTCCTCGCGCCCGAGCAGGTGCGTGGTGCCGCGGTCACCCCGGCGACGGATGTCTTCGCCCTGGGCGCCACGCTCGCGTACGCCGCGACGGCCGACTCACCTTTCGGACACGGCAGTTCCGAGGTGATGCTCTACCGGGTGGTGCACGAGGAGCCGCATCTGTACGACGTGCACGACGCCCTGGCGCCACTGGTGCGGGCCTGCCTCGCCAAGGACCCCGAGGACCGCCCCTCCACCCTCCAACTGTCCATGCGGCTCAAGGAGATCGCCGCCCGGGAGGCTCAGGGGCTCTCCGAGGGGCGTACCCCCGCGCAGCGCCGCGAGCAGGAGGCGGACCGGCCGACGGGGCGGCTCGCCGCACCCCAGACCGAGCAGCACGCCCCGCCGCGCCGCGCCGAGGGTGCACAGACACCCAGGCCGCAGGCGCCCAGGCCGCAGGCGTCACGCCCGTCGGCTCCGCACAGCGGCCCCCGGCCGGGGGCACCGCGCAACAGCACACGCTCGGGGGGCCGTACGAACGGCCGGCCCGGGGCCAGGCAGGGCAACGGACGTCCGACCACGGCCGGCCGCAGGACCGGACCGAGCCCGCGGATGATGCGGCAGCGTCTGATCGTCTTCGTCGTGGTGACGCTGATCGTCCTGCTCGGGATCGCGGCGGCGCAGCAGTTCTGA
- a CDS encoding TrmH family RNA methyltransferase, protein MADLITVDDPDDPRLRDYTGLTDVELRRKREPAEGLFIAEGEKVIRRARLAGYEMRSMLLSAKWVDVMRDVIDEVPAPVYAVSPELAEQVTGYHVHRGALASMQRKPLPSSDELLSRTRKIVVMESVNDHTNIGAIFRSAAALGMDAVLLSPDCADPLYRRSVKVSMGAVFAVPYARLESWPKGLETVREAGFELLALTPDAKASDINDAAPHRVDRVALMLGAEGEGLSTQALVAADEWVRIPMAHGVDSLNVGAAAAVAFYAVATGRPQS, encoded by the coding sequence GTGGCTGATCTCATCACCGTCGATGACCCCGACGACCCGCGTCTGCGTGACTACACGGGCCTGACCGATGTCGAGCTCCGGCGCAAGCGCGAACCCGCCGAGGGCCTCTTCATCGCCGAGGGTGAGAAGGTCATCCGCCGGGCCAGGCTCGCCGGGTACGAGATGCGGTCGATGCTCCTGTCGGCCAAGTGGGTCGACGTCATGCGCGACGTCATCGACGAGGTCCCGGCCCCGGTGTACGCCGTCAGCCCCGAGCTCGCCGAACAGGTGACCGGCTACCACGTGCACCGGGGCGCCCTCGCCTCCATGCAGCGCAAGCCGCTCCCGAGCTCCGACGAACTGCTCAGCAGGACCCGCAAGATCGTTGTCATGGAGTCGGTCAACGACCACACCAACATCGGCGCGATCTTCCGCAGCGCCGCGGCGCTCGGCATGGACGCGGTGCTGCTCTCGCCGGACTGCGCCGACCCGCTCTACCGGCGCTCCGTCAAGGTCTCCATGGGCGCGGTGTTCGCCGTGCCGTATGCCCGACTCGAATCCTGGCCCAAGGGCCTTGAGACAGTACGGGAAGCGGGTTTCGAGCTGCTCGCCCTCACCCCCGACGCGAAGGCGTCGGACATCAACGACGCCGCCCCGCACCGTGTCGACCGGGTCGCGTTGATGCTGGGCGCGGAGGGCGAGGGGCTCTCGACGCAGGCGCTCGTCGCCGCCGACGAGTGGGTACGGATCCCGATGGCGCACGGCGTGGACTCGCTGAACGTGGGAGCGGCGGCCGCGGTCGCCTTCTACGCGGTGGCGACGGGCCGTCCGCAGAGCTGA
- the cbiE gene encoding precorrin-6y C5,15-methyltransferase (decarboxylating) subunit CbiE, whose amino-acid sequence MADRITVIGWDGSPLTAAARSALSAATLVAGAAHHLALPEVPPGAERIRLGSVSLAARRIAGHRGTAVVLADGDPGFHGVVRTLRAPEYGLEVEVVPAVSSVASAFARAGMPWDDAEVVVAHPRTLRRAVNVCRAHPKVAVLTSPGAGPAELALLLEGVHRTFVICEELGTTREQVTVLTSDKAADHTWRDPNVVIVIGGGPADAPAVRGWALPAAEYGEGLSEGEHAGLRAAQLARLGPRTGDLVWDIGSGSGALAVEAARFGAAVIAVDADRENCVRTDAAAHRFGVQLQVIHGQAPQVLERLPQPDVVRIGGGGVAVVTGCADRRPGRIVTHASTRDEAEALGAALAEGGYLVECALLQSVDLDTRSWAERERSVVFLVSGRRPDSGP is encoded by the coding sequence ATGGCCGACCGGATCACGGTGATCGGCTGGGACGGCTCGCCCCTGACCGCAGCCGCCAGGTCCGCTCTCTCCGCGGCCACGCTGGTGGCCGGAGCCGCCCACCACCTCGCACTCCCCGAAGTGCCGCCCGGCGCGGAGCGGATCAGGCTCGGCAGCGTGAGCCTGGCCGCCCGCCGGATCGCCGGACACCGCGGCACTGCCGTGGTGCTCGCCGACGGCGACCCCGGCTTCCACGGAGTCGTCCGCACCCTGCGCGCCCCGGAGTACGGCCTTGAGGTCGAGGTCGTCCCCGCCGTCTCGTCCGTCGCCTCGGCCTTCGCCCGCGCCGGGATGCCGTGGGACGACGCCGAGGTCGTCGTCGCACACCCGCGTACACTGCGGCGCGCGGTCAACGTCTGCCGGGCGCACCCCAAGGTCGCCGTCCTCACCTCGCCCGGCGCGGGGCCCGCAGAACTCGCGCTGCTCCTCGAAGGGGTCCACCGCACCTTCGTCATCTGCGAGGAACTGGGCACCACGCGCGAGCAGGTCACCGTCCTCACCTCCGACAAGGCGGCCGACCACACCTGGCGCGACCCCAACGTCGTCATCGTCATCGGCGGCGGCCCCGCGGACGCCCCTGCGGTCCGCGGCTGGGCGCTGCCGGCCGCCGAGTACGGCGAAGGGCTCAGCGAGGGTGAGCACGCCGGACTGCGCGCCGCCCAGCTGGCCAGGCTCGGCCCGCGCACCGGCGACCTGGTCTGGGACATCGGCTCGGGCAGCGGGGCGCTGGCCGTCGAGGCGGCCCGGTTCGGCGCCGCCGTCATCGCGGTCGACGCCGACCGCGAGAACTGTGTCCGTACGGACGCGGCCGCACACCGCTTCGGCGTCCAGCTCCAGGTCATCCACGGGCAGGCACCCCAGGTACTGGAGCGGCTGCCGCAGCCCGACGTGGTCCGGATCGGCGGCGGGGGAGTGGCAGTTGTCACCGGATGCGCCGACCGCAGACCCGGACGCATCGTCACCCACGCGTCCACCCGCGACGAGGCCGAGGCACTCGGGGCGGCTCTGGCGGAGGGCGGCTACCTGGTGGAGTGCGCCCTGCTGCAATCCGTCGACCTGGACACCCGCTCCTGGGCGGAGCGCGAGCGCTCGGTCGTCTTCCTGGTGTCGGGCCGCCGTCCGGACAGTGGCCCCTGA
- a CDS encoding phosphotransferase family protein: protein MTPTARIRALGAAAERAAHPRADGHPPHAPCPDCGREATVLTDRPDGAVVRHGAAVAKAHAPDTDPAALAVRVAVAAHPLLAGILLPPLTGPATDTAGAVTLWPRGTPVDPGAPDAAPWEEAAALLARLHSVPPAALPGPLPPMRGPAKAARALARMREAGPGPAAEAVLSAWHGLPGWARDEAPAPRDSFLCHGDLHLGQLVRHPADGGPWQLIDVDDLGRGDPAWDLARPAAWYAAGLLAPGAWARFLAAYRAAGGSAVCREGDPWPELDVPARALTVQTAALALAKSTAANRPLDEAERMMLDSCARIAGVPAELAPGAAP, encoded by the coding sequence GTGACCCCAACCGCCCGGATACGCGCGCTCGGCGCCGCCGCCGAACGCGCCGCCCACCCCCGCGCCGACGGACACCCGCCGCACGCACCCTGCCCCGACTGCGGCCGCGAGGCCACCGTCCTCACCGACCGCCCCGACGGCGCCGTCGTACGGCACGGCGCCGCCGTGGCCAAGGCGCACGCCCCGGACACGGATCCGGCCGCCCTCGCGGTACGGGTGGCTGTCGCCGCACACCCGCTTCTGGCCGGCATCCTGCTGCCGCCGCTCACCGGCCCGGCGACGGACACGGCCGGAGCCGTCACCTTGTGGCCCCGCGGCACCCCCGTCGACCCCGGTGCCCCCGACGCGGCGCCCTGGGAGGAGGCCGCCGCCCTGCTCGCCCGGCTGCACTCGGTGCCGCCCGCGGCCCTGCCCGGTCCGCTGCCCCCGATGCGGGGCCCGGCCAAGGCGGCCCGCGCCCTGGCCCGGATGCGGGAGGCAGGCCCGGGGCCCGCGGCCGAGGCCGTACTGAGTGCCTGGCACGGTCTGCCCGGCTGGGCCCGTGACGAGGCGCCCGCACCCCGCGACTCGTTCCTCTGCCACGGCGATCTGCACCTCGGACAGCTCGTCCGGCACCCCGCGGACGGCGGCCCGTGGCAGCTCATCGACGTGGACGACCTCGGTCGGGGCGACCCCGCCTGGGACCTGGCACGCCCCGCGGCCTGGTACGCGGCCGGGCTGCTGGCGCCCGGCGCGTGGGCGCGGTTTCTCGCCGCGTACCGGGCGGCGGGCGGCTCCGCCGTGTGCCGGGAGGGCGACCCCTGGCCCGAACTGGACGTACCCGCACGGGCGCTGACCGTTCAGACCGCCGCTCTCGCTCTGGCCAAGTCGACGGCGGCGAACAGACCGCTGGACGAGGCCGAGCGGATGATGCTCGATTCGTGCGCCCGAATCGCCGGTGTCCCGGCGGAGTTGGCGCCGGGAGCGGCACCGTAG
- a CDS encoding TFIIB-type zinc ribbon-containing protein has protein sequence MQCPKCHAPMHTYNRNGVQIEQCSGCRGIFLDYGELESLTRLESQWGQQPPPQAYPAPPQAPVWGAPQQHGGHYGGDRHDGRHGHHNRGFGHMLFSS, from the coding sequence GTGCAGTGTCCCAAGTGCCATGCCCCGATGCACACGTACAACCGCAATGGCGTCCAGATCGAGCAGTGCAGCGGGTGCCGTGGGATATTCCTCGACTACGGGGAGCTTGAATCGCTGACCCGTCTTGAATCCCAGTGGGGGCAGCAGCCGCCGCCACAGGCCTATCCGGCCCCGCCGCAGGCGCCGGTCTGGGGCGCCCCGCAGCAGCACGGCGGCCACTACGGCGGCGACCGCCACGACGGCCGTCACGGCCACCACAACAGGGGCTTCGGGCACATGCTCTTCTCCTCCTGA
- the cobA gene encoding uroporphyrinogen-III C-methyltransferase, whose product MAENADHPAYPVGLRLSGRRVVVIGGGQVAQRRLPSLIAAGGDILLISPFATPSVEAMVSAGEITWERRPYADGDLAGAWYVLIATGDTAANEVASAEAERHRIWCVRSDDAAAATAWTPATGRSEGVTVAVLTGHDPRRSAAVRDAIVEGLRDGTLAAPRNRDRDRAPGVALVGGGPGDPDLITVRGRRLLADADVVIADRLGPRDLLDELPPHVEVIDAAKIPYGRFMAQEAINNALIEHARAGKAVVRLKGGDPFVFGRGMEEAEALAAAGIACTVVPGISSSISVPGAAGIPVTHRGVAHEFTVVSGHVAPDDERSLVDWAALATLRGTLVVLMGVDKIGAIAEALIAHGKSPDTPVALVQEGTTAAQRRVDATLATVGEKARSEGVRPPAVIVIGPVVRVGPANDRS is encoded by the coding sequence ATGGCCGAGAACGCCGATCACCCCGCCTACCCCGTAGGCCTCCGTCTCTCCGGCCGGCGTGTCGTCGTCATCGGCGGCGGGCAGGTCGCACAGCGCCGCCTCCCCTCGCTCATCGCGGCCGGCGGCGACATCCTGCTCATCTCGCCGTTCGCCACCCCTTCCGTCGAGGCGATGGTGTCGGCGGGCGAAATCACCTGGGAGCGGCGCCCCTACGCGGACGGTGACCTGGCCGGGGCCTGGTACGTACTGATCGCGACCGGTGACACGGCCGCCAACGAGGTGGCGTCCGCCGAGGCCGAGCGCCACCGGATCTGGTGCGTACGCAGCGACGACGCCGCGGCCGCCACCGCCTGGACGCCCGCCACCGGCCGCAGCGAGGGCGTGACCGTCGCCGTCCTCACCGGCCACGACCCGCGCCGGTCGGCCGCAGTCCGCGACGCCATCGTGGAGGGCCTGCGGGACGGCACACTCGCCGCCCCGCGCAACCGCGACCGCGACCGCGCCCCGGGCGTCGCCCTGGTCGGCGGCGGCCCCGGCGACCCCGACCTGATCACGGTGCGCGGACGACGACTCCTCGCCGATGCCGACGTCGTCATCGCCGACCGGCTGGGCCCGCGCGACCTGCTCGACGAACTGCCGCCGCACGTCGAGGTCATCGACGCCGCGAAGATCCCGTACGGCCGGTTCATGGCGCAGGAAGCCATCAACAACGCGCTCATCGAGCACGCCAGGGCGGGTAAGGCCGTCGTACGGCTCAAGGGCGGTGACCCGTTCGTCTTCGGCCGGGGCATGGAGGAGGCCGAGGCACTCGCCGCCGCGGGCATCGCGTGCACGGTGGTGCCCGGCATCTCCAGCTCCATCAGTGTCCCGGGAGCGGCCGGGATCCCGGTCACCCACCGCGGTGTCGCCCATGAGTTCACCGTCGTCAGCGGCCATGTCGCCCCTGACGACGAGCGGTCCCTGGTCGACTGGGCCGCCCTGGCCACGCTGCGCGGCACCCTCGTCGTGCTGATGGGGGTCGACAAGATCGGCGCCATCGCCGAGGCCCTGATCGCCCATGGAAAGAGCCCGGACACCCCCGTGGCGCTCGTCCAGGAAGGAACCACGGCCGCCCAGCGCCGGGTTGACGCCACGCTAGCGACGGTGGGGGAGAAGGCCAGGTCCGAGGGTGTACGGCCGCCCGCTGTCATCGTCATCGGCCCCGTCGTCCGGGTCGGACCTGCGAACGACAGGTCCTGA
- the cobT gene encoding nicotinate-nucleotide--dimethylbenzimidazole phosphoribosyltransferase, whose translation MTDTGQIPAEGQPGNAGMVEQQGVPTPGAYAFPDSPESPAEDDDLLLMPGAQGAWSEPHQPQGQPQFQAQFQPQAAAAQLPEPGAHETGGRDSGSVDVGAVRAQAEPQPTPPPRRPLHMGPPVPDATGGVVRSLADRGPTTAPPQPAPVSDGGPQTLGPEYLDFPRDEAEVLPGPQLGEIPPQAAPWTPRPEPVAQDPAVAVQPGPPAQTPQPEPQSHEFPAAPADTAETAAPEPLAAQAQAAPAPVLPEAPAEPAAAQDSMGRFVPVEGSLPSAPHLAPTPVAVPTAPETAGPEQPVAEAAPDAGEAAGPQPEAAPAESAVPVPETEFPAAAEPVVEQVAGQAAGQAPGPVAEPVPVAESAPEAVAVPAPEPVPQAWPEPVAAAAEAEAAAAGTDVVEPGSAVAPVPAAEAVPIEAGEQLPRTPAVAPVPAPRNSAAAEQQLPAPEPQTDPAGQAEPQTPAGPDVLAEAQTPAVAPAGAVSDEPLAHSATAVAPAAAEPAEAAALAEAAALAVEPQAAVGTEAAAEAATAPDAAPEAAGPTAPVPAAEPVLPPEAQPFPADAQPEAAPVAERPAGAQPVAAAAPVQEHPAAGQPVDAHPDAATGSEQPDAEQQPTEDAEAPGTAEAEQQPAEAQPVTAAAPGYDDAEREAVLRVMRERRDIRNGFRSDPIPHEVLLRVLEAAHTAPSVGHSQPWDFVVIRSAETRRSMHELAQRQREAYAKSLPKGRAKQFKELKIEAILDTPVNIVVTADPTRGGRHTLGRHTQPQMAPYSSALAVENLWLAARAEGLGVGWVSFFDEREMVRALGLPEHLEVVAYLCVGYVDEFPEEPELMQAGWSKRRPLSWVVHEETYGRRALPGEDPHDLLQDTITNIRPLDAKALGEAWDRQKRMTKPAGALGMLEIISAQLSGLSRMCPPPIPEPAAVAIFAGDHGVYAQGVTAWPQEVTCQMVANFLGGGAVCNAFANQVGAEVCVVDVGVAGELPATPGLLPRKVRAGTADFTTGPALTREEVLSAIEVGIETARDLVAAGNKVLLTGEMGIANTTVSAALICIYTGQDPSEVTGRGTGINDEMHARKVDVVRRGLELHQPDPADPIGVLAAVGGLEHAALAGFLLGGASLRTPVILDGVSAGAAALVARAIAPEALAACIAGHRSAEPGHVAALNKLGLRPLVDLDLRLGEGTGALLALPVVQSAARAMHEVATFDSAGVTEK comes from the coding sequence ATGACCGACACCGGCCAGATCCCGGCCGAGGGACAGCCGGGGAACGCAGGCATGGTGGAGCAGCAGGGCGTCCCCACCCCCGGTGCCTACGCCTTCCCCGACTCCCCGGAGAGCCCCGCCGAGGACGACGATCTGCTGCTGATGCCCGGCGCGCAGGGCGCGTGGAGTGAGCCCCACCAGCCGCAGGGGCAGCCGCAGTTCCAGGCTCAGTTCCAGCCGCAGGCCGCCGCAGCTCAGCTGCCCGAACCGGGTGCGCACGAGACGGGTGGACGCGACTCGGGCTCCGTGGACGTGGGCGCCGTACGCGCCCAGGCCGAGCCGCAGCCGACCCCGCCGCCGCGCAGGCCTTTGCACATGGGTCCGCCCGTGCCCGACGCCACCGGTGGTGTGGTGCGCTCGCTGGCCGACCGCGGCCCGACCACGGCCCCGCCGCAGCCCGCTCCGGTTTCCGACGGCGGTCCGCAGACGCTCGGGCCCGAGTATCTGGACTTCCCGCGCGACGAGGCCGAGGTGCTGCCCGGACCGCAGTTGGGGGAGATCCCGCCGCAGGCCGCTCCGTGGACGCCGCGCCCCGAGCCGGTGGCGCAGGACCCGGCCGTCGCCGTGCAGCCCGGACCGCCCGCGCAGACACCCCAGCCCGAGCCGCAGTCCCATGAATTCCCCGCGGCCCCGGCCGACACAGCGGAAACGGCCGCTCCCGAGCCGCTCGCCGCACAGGCCCAGGCCGCTCCCGCGCCGGTGCTGCCGGAGGCCCCGGCCGAGCCCGCCGCCGCGCAGGACTCGATGGGCCGCTTCGTCCCGGTCGAGGGTTCACTGCCGTCCGCGCCGCATCTGGCCCCGACCCCGGTCGCCGTCCCGACGGCACCGGAGACCGCCGGGCCGGAGCAGCCGGTGGCCGAAGCGGCACCGGACGCCGGAGAGGCAGCCGGACCCCAGCCGGAAGCGGCCCCGGCCGAGTCGGCCGTACCGGTTCCGGAGACGGAATTCCCGGCAGCGGCCGAACCGGTGGTGGAGCAGGTGGCCGGTCAGGCCGCTGGGCAGGCGCCCGGCCCGGTGGCGGAGCCCGTACCGGTGGCGGAGTCGGCGCCGGAAGCCGTGGCCGTGCCCGCCCCGGAGCCCGTACCGCAGGCCTGGCCTGAGCCGGTCGCCGCCGCTGCGGAGGCGGAGGCGGCAGCAGCCGGTACCGACGTCGTGGAGCCGGGGAGCGCGGTGGCGCCCGTACCAGCCGCCGAAGCCGTACCCATAGAGGCCGGGGAGCAGCTTCCCCGCACCCCGGCCGTGGCCCCGGTGCCCGCCCCCCGCAACAGCGCAGCCGCTGAGCAGCAGTTGCCCGCACCCGAGCCGCAGACGGACCCCGCGGGGCAGGCCGAACCGCAGACCCCGGCCGGACCGGACGTACTGGCCGAGGCGCAAACCCCCGCCGTTGCACCGGCCGGTGCCGTCTCCGACGAGCCGCTCGCCCACTCCGCGACCGCGGTCGCTCCGGCCGCAGCAGAGCCCGCGGAGGCAGCAGCCCTCGCGGAGGCCGCGGCACTCGCCGTCGAGCCCCAGGCGGCAGTCGGAACGGAAGCCGCCGCCGAAGCCGCAACCGCCCCCGACGCAGCCCCCGAAGCCGCCGGGCCGACCGCACCGGTTCCGGCCGCCGAGCCCGTACTGCCCCCCGAAGCCCAGCCGTTCCCCGCCGACGCGCAGCCCGAAGCGGCGCCCGTCGCCGAACGGCCCGCCGGGGCGCAGCCCGTAGCCGCAGCGGCGCCCGTCCAGGAGCACCCCGCCGCCGGACAACCCGTCGACGCACACCCAGACGCGGCCACCGGCTCGGAACAGCCCGACGCCGAGCAGCAGCCCACCGAGGACGCCGAGGCCCCCGGCACCGCCGAGGCCGAGCAGCAGCCGGCCGAGGCCCAGCCCGTCACGGCCGCCGCCCCCGGTTACGACGACGCCGAGCGCGAAGCCGTCCTGCGGGTCATGCGGGAGCGCCGCGACATCCGCAACGGCTTCCGCAGCGACCCCATCCCGCACGAGGTTCTGCTACGGGTGCTCGAAGCCGCGCACACCGCGCCGAGCGTCGGCCACTCGCAGCCCTGGGACTTCGTCGTCATCCGCTCGGCCGAGACCCGCCGTTCGATGCACGAACTGGCCCAGCGCCAGCGCGAGGCGTACGCCAAGTCCCTCCCCAAGGGCCGCGCCAAGCAGTTCAAGGAACTGAAGATCGAGGCCATCCTCGACACTCCGGTGAACATCGTCGTCACCGCCGACCCGACCCGGGGCGGCCGCCACACCCTCGGTCGGCACACCCAGCCGCAGATGGCGCCGTACTCCTCCGCACTCGCCGTCGAGAACCTCTGGCTCGCCGCCCGCGCCGAGGGCCTCGGCGTCGGCTGGGTCAGCTTCTTCGACGAGCGCGAGATGGTCCGCGCCCTCGGCCTGCCCGAACACCTCGAAGTCGTGGCCTACCTCTGCGTGGGCTACGTCGACGAGTTCCCCGAGGAGCCCGAGCTGATGCAGGCGGGCTGGTCCAAGCGCCGCCCGCTCTCCTGGGTCGTCCACGAGGAGACGTACGGCCGCCGCGCGCTGCCCGGTGAGGATCCGCACGACCTGCTCCAGGACACCATCACCAACATCCGGCCGCTGGACGCCAAGGCGCTCGGTGAGGCGTGGGACCGCCAGAAGCGGATGACCAAGCCCGCCGGCGCCCTGGGGATGCTGGAGATCATCTCCGCACAGCTCAGCGGTCTCTCCCGGATGTGCCCGCCGCCGATCCCCGAACCCGCGGCGGTCGCGATCTTCGCCGGGGACCATGGGGTGTACGCCCAGGGCGTCACCGCATGGCCGCAGGAAGTGACCTGCCAGATGGTGGCCAACTTCCTCGGCGGCGGCGCGGTCTGCAACGCCTTCGCCAACCAGGTCGGCGCCGAGGTCTGCGTCGTGGACGTCGGGGTGGCCGGCGAACTCCCGGCCACACCGGGCCTGCTGCCGCGCAAGGTCCGCGCCGGGACCGCCGACTTCACCACGGGCCCCGCGCTCACCCGCGAGGAAGTGCTCTCCGCCATCGAGGTCGGCATCGAGACGGCCCGCGATCTGGTCGCAGCGGGCAACAAGGTGCTGCTCACCGGTGAGATGGGCATCGCCAACACCACCGTCTCCGCCGCACTGATCTGCATCTACACCGGCCAGGACCCCAGCGAGGTCACCGGTCGCGGCACCGGCATCAACGACGAGATGCACGCCCGCAAGGTCGATGTCGTCCGGCGCGGCCTTGAACTCCACCAGCCCGACCCGGCCGACCCGATCGGCGTCCTCGCGGCGGTAGGCGGCCTCGAACACGCCGCGCTGGCCGGATTCCTGCTCGGCGGCGCCTCGCTGCGTACGCCGGTGATCCTGGACGGCGTGAGCGCCGGAGCCGCCGCACTGGTCGCCCGCGCCATCGCGCCCGAGGCACTGGCCGCCTGCATCGCGGGCCACCGCAGCGCGGAGCCCGGCCATGTCGCCGCGCTCAACAAGCTGGGCCTGCGCCCGCTGGTCGATCTCGATCTCCGCCTCGGCGAGGGGACCGGGGCGCTGCTGGCGCTGCCGGTCGTCCAGAGCGCGGCCAGGGCGATGCACGAAGTGGCCACCTTCGACTCCGCGGGTGTCACCGAGAAGTAG